A segment of the Capnocytophaga sp. ARDL2 genome:
GATATCAAGGGTATTTAATCAACAAGGTAAATGGTGGTGGCTACTCATCTAATTTACAACCAGGAAGTAGCTTGGAACAAACCAATAAAGTGACAACGAAAGGATACCATGGTAAAGTTTCGTTTAACTTGGCAACTGAAATCAACAAAAAATTCTATTTAGGAGCCAATTTGAACTTACACAGTTTCAAAAACGAGCGAATGAGTAGCTTTTTAGAAAGAAATCTTTCGTCTGTAACCTCTGGAGTAAAGGCATTTGAGTTCAATAACTACATGCATACCTACGGAACAGGAGTGTCTTTGCAAGCAGGTGCTATTGCTAAAGTCACAAAAGAATTGAGAGTGGGTGTATCGTATCAGTCACCAATTTGGAAAGAAATGACAGATGAGTTTCAACAAAACTTGGGTGCAAGATACTTTGAATCTGGTGTAGAAAAAGGCGTAGAAGTTGATCCGAATATCTTGACGGTTTATGAGCCGTATAGATTCCGTACCCCAAGCTCTTGGACAGCAAGTGCATCGTACATTTTCGGAAAAGTAGGATTGCTTTCGGTAGATTATCAAATGAAAGATTACAGCAAAATGAAATTTGCTGAAAATAGCGGAGTTTTTGGAGCGTTGAACAATTATTTCAAACAAGAAATGACTACTTCGCACGATTTGAGAATAGGTGGAGAAGTTCGTTTGGATCAATGGAGTTTGCGTGCAGGTTATCGAAACATAACCAGTCCATACAAAACCGTACAGTTTATCGGAGACATGACATCGTACAGCGGTGGTATTGGATACAGCTACGGTAGATCTCGTATGGATTTGAGCTACACAATGACGCAACAAGAGTACAAACAAAGTCCGCTTTCGTCAGGTATGAAAACTTTGGAAAACATCAAGTTTAAAAATAATTTCATCAATTTGACTTATTCAGCGAGTTTTTAATAAATATAAAAAAGAGTTGCCTTGCAACTCTTTTTTATTTAAATTCAAATCTACTCAATTCTTTGCATTATAATAATTTCTCCATCAGAAACTGCCTCTTTGGTAAACACCAAACTCGAGCCATTGATTGAAAATTCATAAGTAACTCCTACAGATGGAAAGTGTACCTTGTTATGACCAACAATTTTATAAGGATAACTTCCATTTTCTTGAAACGGAAATTTTTCTGGAATATTTACTGCATCAAGTGCAGGAAACAACAGAGTCTCGTTAGGTAAGAATACAAATTGAAACGATTCCATTTCCCAAATATGAGGTTGTACCCATCCATTTTCCATAAAACCTGTAATTCGCCATGTTCCTAATAATCGATCTTCATTAATTTCCTCTATACGATCAGAGATTACATAATCATCTTCCTCTGTTGTACACGCATTCAAACTCAATAATGCAACTGTAAGTAATGCTATTTTTTTCATATCTATTTTTAATTTTAACTCATCGAAAATGTATTCAAAAGAAATATTTTTTCAAATATACTCAAATTAACCCATTGTGCATTTTAAATTATACTTGCTTTAATTTTATTTATTTCCTTTTTTAATACAAATTTGTTAATGTATTGAATTAAGGTTAAAGCAGTTATTTTACTGATAATTCGTGTTTTAAAACTGATGAGTGATTTTGCATAATTCCTTTTAATCATAAATTGATCACAAAGTTGAAAAAATAGAGTTTCGATTCTTTTCCTCTTTTTCTTGAATAAGTAAAGTTTTTCCCTAATCTGATTTATATAATAAAAAAGATTTCGTTTTCTTTTGTTATAAACACTTCTTTCTATTTTGTTTTTCAAAGAATTAGGTATTTTTCTAAAGAGTTGTAATTCACTATCAATACTTAAATATTCTGCTGTTAAATTTAAACTCACCAATTCTAAATCACTCATTTTGGCTTTCTCCTTTGATAAGGTAAAAGTTGATGAGAAAAAAAATCTTCTAAAACTTTTAAAATTCTTTCGTATATTTAACTTCGTTGAATCTTCGATTTGTCCTAAGTTGTTCATTTTTTATTTTTTCAGCGAACTAAATATACTGAATTTCAGTTAAATGAACAACTTTTTTTTATTTTATTTCATAATGCACAATGAGTTCAAATTATTTAGCTTACATTATTTTTCAACCAACACTTTTTTGGGTTTAACAATCAATCCATAAACAATCAAATACACAAAACATAACAAAGAAACAATATACGAATTATGAATTCCGATAATATCTGCTAATTTTCCTTGTAAGGGTGGGATAATTCCTCCACCTAAAATCATCAAAATCAAGAAAGCCGAACCTTGAGTGGTATATTTTCCGATGCCCATCAATGCTAAATTGAATATCGCCGACCAAATCACACTACACGCCAATCCTGCACTTAAAAAGGCATAAATTGCTGTGGTACCTGTTGTATTTAATCCTACAAACAATGCCAATGCACCAAACACTCCACTTCCAATCAGCGTTTTGGTTGCCTGGTTTTTTGTAAAAATAATCAATGCGATTTGCAGCAACACACATACTACATACGGAAACATACTTTCTACTTCGTACCCCGCTTGATGGTTGGCAAACAACAACACACCAAAAGCCAACAATGGCAAAGTAACCAAAGCGATAAGTTCTTTTTGTCGTTCCAAAGAAAAAGCATACACCGCACCTGCCCAACGACCGACCATCATACTTCCCCAATACATCGAAATAATCATTGCTATTTCGGTTTGAGGAATATTTCCAAAAGCTTCGGTTTGCAACAGTTCTCCTAAATTACTTCCAACTGCTACCTCTACCCCTACATACATAAAAATCGCCAACATACCCAAACTCAACTGTGGATATTGCATGGCTCCCCAACCTTTTGGAGATTTTTTAGATTGAACTGCTGCATACAAAATCGAAACAACCACTACAACCAAAGCTGCAATCAAAGCATACATTCTAAACATTTCAATAGACTCGAGCGACATATTTTGCAAAAACGACGGCAATTCTTTTTTATAGGTCAAAAACACAGAAACCATTGCCAAAACCAGTAAAACTGTCATAGTAAACAACAATCCCAAGGCTTTGTTTGAACGTTCGATAGGTTCGTCTTTTTGAATATTCGGCAATTTTTTTGAAAAGTAAAAAATCGCAGCAGCGACTGCAAACAACAAAGCAACTATGGCATACAAAACGGTAATCGTCTGTAATGAAAGCGATTGTATTTGCTCGGCAGAAATAGATTTAGGCGAACCAAACAAAAAATAAGCAACAATTAGTGGACCTAAGGTGGTTCCCAACGAATTGACACCACCTCCGAGATTTACACGACTTGCTCCTGTTTTTTCATCTCCCAAAGAAATCGCAAAGGGATTGGCAGCGGTCTGTTGCAACGAAAATCCCAATCCTACTACAAACAAACCTGTGAGCATTCCAAAATACGAATCCGAATTGATTCCCAACAAAATGAGCAAAGCACCAACTACCGACACCAGCAATCCTCTGATGATAGATTTTTTGTAGCCCCATTTCATCACAAAATCTTTCTGAGAAAAAGTACTGGCTGCAAAAAGACCTAAACTTCCGATGAAATATGCGGTGTAAAATGCAAAATCAATCAACTGAGATTGAAATTGATCCAAGTGAAAATATTCCTTGCAAAACGGAATCAAGACATTATTTCCTGAGGCAATAAATCCCCAAAAGAAAAATACGACTATCAAAGTGTAGAGAGCTGGATAATTTGTTTTCATCTTTTTTATGTAAATTTGTCAAATGTATAAAATTTGGCATTAGTAAATTTATTGTAATTTATTTTTTTTAACGTTTCACGCAGATTTGAATAGATTTTCTTCTTCAATTTGATCAGATTTCCACAGATGTTTTTTTGATAAATTAAAAAAAACGAATATCTGCGATAATCTGCTTTAAACCGTAGGTTTAATCGGTTTTAAATGTTTTTAAAGCATTTCAGAAAAATGTCTGTAAAAATTTGCGAAATCTGAGAAAAAAAAACTAATTAAAATTACAAAAAATAATAAATTGCCTAAAAATCTTATCAATTTCATGAAAAACACTAAACAAATATTTCCACTATTGGGACTTTCATTAGCTCTCTTTGCATGTGATGCTGGCGATTTGACATTCGACAAACTAAACTTTGACAATGTTACCATCAAAAACTGCGAAACCATTTATTACAAAATGTCGAAAAACGAATTGTTGCTCGTAAACCTCAACAACGGTTTGGGACAAATCGCCTTGGATACCCTTACTCCTATTGGCGAAACTCGCAGTATCCCAGTAAGCAACACCAACAATATCGTATATCGTACTTATTCCGACAATATTAGTGACCAAGTGATTTGCAATCTCATCCCACCAGCACAACCTGTAGTGATCTCAGAATATGTATCGGCTTTGGGTGGAAAAATAAATTATACACCTGTAGTAGAAACTGGTTTTGTAAACAACAGAGCGACTATCAATTACTTATTTCAGGTTACTTTTCAAAACATTATGCTAACCAACGGTAGTAACAACATCAAATACGAATCTTACAATTTTGGAACGATTTTGTATAAATCCAATGCATTGAATTTTGTATTTACACAACCTGTGAGTTATTGCGATAACGAGGTAAGGTTTTTAAACAATTTAAGTCAAGCATCCAACGGAATTGTATCCAATGAATTGATTTTCAAAAAAAGTAACATTTTATCAGAAACAACACAGGCTGGAGAAAAATCATTCCCATTGAGCAACGACAATTATTTGGAATATCTTTTATACAACGGCAATTTGACCGACCAAGAGCCTTGTGAAATCAAAGGAAATACCGTTAGAGAATTGTGGAAAGCTACGGAAGGAAGTTTGATTGTAACCACAGTTGTAAGCCCTATCAATGGAGCGGTACAGCGAACTTTTACACTGAAAAATGTGATATTCAAAAAAGACAATCATCAATTTTTTATCGAAAATTTAGATATAAAAACGGAATAAAGCAAAAAAAAATCTAAAACCATTATCTTTGCCCAAACAAAATTTACTATGTTAAAAATTGGCGTTTTAGGTGCTGGACACCTCGGAAAAATACACATAAGATTGTTGATGCAATCTGAAAAATACGAATTTGTTGGTTTTTACGACCCTATCAAAGAAAATGCCGAAAAAGTAGCAAGCGAACTCAACTGTCGTTCGTTTGAAAGTATCGATGCCTTGATACAAGAGGTTGATGTAGTGGACATTGTTACCCCTACCCTATCTCACTACGACTGTGCGGTACAAGCTATCAAAGCAAAAAAACACATTTTCTTGGAAAAACCCATTGCCAACACTCTCGAAGAGGCAAATCACATCATCGAATTGGCAAAAGAATACGGCGTAAAAGGCCAGGTGGGACATATCGAAAGATTTAACCCTGCGTTTAAAGCCGTAAAAGACAAAATCAATCAACCAATGTTTATCGAAACACACCGTTTGGCAGAATTCAATCCGCGTGGGACAGATGTACCCGTGGTGCTGGATTTGATGATTCACGATATTGATGCGATTTTGAGCGTAGTAAAATCTCCGATTGTCAATGTTCACTCGAACGGAACTTCAGTTATCAGCGATTCGCCAGACATTGCCAATGTACGCTTGGAGTTTGAAAATGGTTGTGTAGCCAATATCACTTCGAGCCGTATTTCTTTGAAAAATATGAGAAAATCTCGTTTTTTCCAAAAAGACGCTTATATTTCTGTAGATTATCTCGAAAAAACATGCGAAGTAGTAAAAATGAAAGAAGCACCTGAAACACCAGGTGATTTTGATTTGATTTTACAAAATGCCGAAGGAGTACGCAAACAAATTTATTTCGACAACCCAACGGTTCCTGCAAATAACGCCCTTTTGGATGAATTGGAGTCTTTTGCAGATGCTATTTACAACGACACCACACCCGTTGTTACCCTTCAAGATGGCACCAATGCTCTAAAAGTAGCGTATCAAATCATTGATTGTTTTAAAAAGTAAAAAAATGTCTCAATTTTTAAAAATATTAATTACATTTTTATCACTATTCACAATATTCAGCTGTGAAAAAAACGATTTATGCGACGGAGAAAGTCAAACCCCAAGGTTTCGAATAGAATTGCACGATTTATTTGCTCCTGAAAATAAAAAAGCTGCAAAAATCATTCGAATGTATTTTGCAGATACCGAGCAATACATCGAATATAAAAACACGCCTACCTTGTACATTCCGCTTTCGCCTGTGCAAAATTCTGCCGAATGGACGCTAAAATTGTATGATGTAACTTCTTCAAATGAAGAAATACTTTTAGGTGAAGAACAATTTCTTTTTACCTATACACCCAAAAACATCTATATAAGCAAAGCCTGTGGTTTTCGTACACAATTCGAGGCGTTTTCATACCAAAGAAAACAGAACAACACCCAATGGATTAGAGGATTAGACCTTACCACAAACACGATAAGTAATGAAACAGACACACATTTTATACTCTATTATTAGTCTATTGATTGGAGCTTCGACGGTTGCACAAACTACCGAAACCACAGCTGTAAAAACTGTAGGAAAGGTAAAACCTCTTCGCATAGGGATAGATGCTTTTTCACTCAGCAGAAATGTATGGGATAAAAACTATAAGGGTATCGATGTTTCGGCGGATTATCTGTATAAAAAAGACCATTATGCCGTAGTAGAAGCTGGTTTTGTGGACAAATATACTCGCGAAGACCGTATGGATTTTTCAACAATGGGAAGCTACCTCAGATTGGGAATCGACAAAAACCTTCACCAAAATTGGCAAGGCATAAGCAATATGATTTTTGTAGGCGGACGATATGGTTTCAGTCTGTTTAAGCAAAAACTCATCAGTTATGACCTAACCACCATAGGAGGCATTTTTGAAGAAGAAAAAGTAATAGTCAATCGTACATACAATGATTTGCAAGCTCATTGGTTGGAATTGGTATTGGGAACCAAAGTCGAAGTACTTTCTGGCTTGTATTTAGGATTTAATTTCCGTACACATTTATTACTGTACAACAGCAAATTGGAGCAATTTGAAAACCTCTATATGCCAGGATATGGAAAAAAATACAGCGGAAGCGTCGGTGCGAGTTTCAACTATACGATTTCATACAGTTTGCCAATGAAAAAGAAAATAAAGTTT
Coding sequences within it:
- a CDS encoding OmpP1/FadL family transporter — protein: MKKIIIPLSLLMGTPMMAQEILPETYVQLSGEQLNGSARFQALGGSMGSLGADLSAMSINPAGGAMFNYNHFSISGNLTSSNAENTLNGNMTKDGKTSFNMPNVGFVNVIDNNKSNGITKTTWGLSYQNIQNYNTRTYAKGLNSESGIEYFLDQANNGFNGGAIPHDNVNLRPGETLDYLYDFFNSQPNGFASQQALLGYQGYLINKVNGGGYSSNLQPGSSLEQTNKVTTKGYHGKVSFNLATEINKKFYLGANLNLHSFKNERMSSFLERNLSSVTSGVKAFEFNNYMHTYGTGVSLQAGAIAKVTKELRVGVSYQSPIWKEMTDEFQQNLGARYFESGVEKGVEVDPNILTVYEPYRFRTPSSWTASASYIFGKVGLLSVDYQMKDYSKMKFAENSGVFGALNNYFKQEMTTSHDLRIGGEVRLDQWSLRAGYRNITSPYKTVQFIGDMTSYSGGIGYSYGRSRMDLSYTMTQQEYKQSPLSSGMKTLENIKFKNNFINLTYSASF
- a CDS encoding MFS transporter, with amino-acid sequence MKTNYPALYTLIVVFFFWGFIASGNNVLIPFCKEYFHLDQFQSQLIDFAFYTAYFIGSLGLFAASTFSQKDFVMKWGYKKSIIRGLLVSVVGALLILLGINSDSYFGMLTGLFVVGLGFSLQQTAANPFAISLGDEKTGASRVNLGGGVNSLGTTLGPLIVAYFLFGSPKSISAEQIQSLSLQTITVLYAIVALLFAVAAAIFYFSKKLPNIQKDEPIERSNKALGLLFTMTVLLVLAMVSVFLTYKKELPSFLQNMSLESIEMFRMYALIAALVVVVVSILYAAVQSKKSPKGWGAMQYPQLSLGMLAIFMYVGVEVAVGSNLGELLQTEAFGNIPQTEIAMIISMYWGSMMVGRWAGAVYAFSLERQKELIALVTLPLLAFGVLLFANHQAGYEVESMFPYVVCVLLQIALIIFTKNQATKTLIGSGVFGALALFVGLNTTGTTAIYAFLSAGLACSVIWSAIFNLALMGIGKYTTQGSAFLILMILGGGIIPPLQGKLADIIGIHNSYIVSLLCFVYLIVYGLIVKPKKVLVEK
- a CDS encoding Gfo/Idh/MocA family protein — protein: MLKIGVLGAGHLGKIHIRLLMQSEKYEFVGFYDPIKENAEKVASELNCRSFESIDALIQEVDVVDIVTPTLSHYDCAVQAIKAKKHIFLEKPIANTLEEANHIIELAKEYGVKGQVGHIERFNPAFKAVKDKINQPMFIETHRLAEFNPRGTDVPVVLDLMIHDIDAILSVVKSPIVNVHSNGTSVISDSPDIANVRLEFENGCVANITSSRISLKNMRKSRFFQKDAYISVDYLEKTCEVVKMKEAPETPGDFDLILQNAEGVRKQIYFDNPTVPANNALLDELESFADAIYNDTTPVVTLQDGTNALKVAYQIIDCFKK
- a CDS encoding DUF6452 family protein, whose amino-acid sequence is MSQFLKILITFLSLFTIFSCEKNDLCDGESQTPRFRIELHDLFAPENKKAAKIIRMYFADTEQYIEYKNTPTLYIPLSPVQNSAEWTLKLYDVTSSNEEILLGEEQFLFTYTPKNIYISKACGFRTQFEAFSYQRKQNNTQWIRGLDLTTNTISNETDTHFILYY
- a CDS encoding DUF6048 family protein produces the protein MKQTHILYSIISLLIGASTVAQTTETTAVKTVGKVKPLRIGIDAFSLSRNVWDKNYKGIDVSADYLYKKDHYAVVEAGFVDKYTREDRMDFSTMGSYLRLGIDKNLHQNWQGISNMIFVGGRYGFSLFKQKLISYDLTTIGGIFEEEKVIVNRTYNDLQAHWLELVLGTKVEVLSGLYLGFNFRTHLLLYNSKLEQFENLYMPGYGKKYSGSVGASFNYTISYSLPMKKKIKF